The Shewanella sp. MTB7 genome includes a window with the following:
- a CDS encoding AAA family ATPase translates to MRPLILSMSAFGPFASTQEVDFSALGTNPLFLINGPTGAGKTTILDAICFALYGKTTGDEREGSQMRCDVADNNLLTEVTFSFSLGEFQYRIRRVPEQHRAKKSGEGFTVQKPEAQLYRIDKDGSEHLLVASKVSEATAEIEQLTGLDADQFRQVMVLPQGKFRELLMADSKDREKIFSQLFQTQIYRKIEDKLKLQASAIRNEVRDGRNKRDGILQSVELGSDEALTAELTDISPKLASASESKELATSALIEVNKQFESAKVLISDFYSQAKLQQMATLLAEQKVGIEQRQYQIENGQKALQIKPMLDASLARESEVVQAQNVITQAQSAKLHSEQDLTLAQAKFTTLDEEDLKLQQSQGEEMRLTQLIPQLQGLDNLQKELIQANSSLGQAKDKGIKGKAILDALLADKHGAELQLPQLELQATELVNVQQTVTAHNDTVERYHQWQLARGNADKTQQALLKAEEKGKQLRLDAKDREDVYDQLQLIWHRGQASVLAQKLNPGEPCPVCGSAVHPNLAYSEHALPSEEDLESSKQACEVANYALNQLISDYKGLKAQLQEQVKLRDEYQQRLGEWSSHSLDSLQVHQQQLQGQAEQANTAAKMLTKLRQKIQEWQSKERALQIQLDLERDIFQGLQNRVSELQGKLEQVLATVPEQERSLDVLNSAINQVKQKLTIIQQNISTIRQSHTQALEQDAMHKAAFAAAQSSFSQAKNQSDRAQAELISHLSSSGFNDKQALVQALLSAEEVKRISDDIADYQQACIANQTSLTQLNEKLFEQVKPELSEVEACLVATKAKQREAEQLWQVLHGRVTQLTQTQKQLKDADARAKKLEDEYAIIGTLSDVTNGQTGNKISLQRFVLSVLLDDVLLEASHRLQLMSKGRYRLIRKEDRSKGNKASGLELEVEDAYTSKVRPVATLSGGESFMAALSMALGLSEVVQAYAGGIKLDTLFIDEGFGSLDQDSLDLAIRTLMDLQSAGRMIGVISHVSEMKEQIGTRIDIIKTINGSKTVIVLP, encoded by the coding sequence ATGAGGCCACTTATTCTGAGTATGTCTGCATTTGGTCCGTTTGCTTCGACTCAAGAGGTTGATTTCTCTGCTTTAGGCACCAACCCGCTTTTTTTAATCAATGGACCGACTGGTGCGGGTAAAACCACCATCCTCGATGCTATCTGCTTTGCGCTTTATGGTAAAACCACTGGTGATGAGCGTGAAGGCAGTCAGATGCGCTGTGATGTGGCAGATAATAACCTACTGACAGAGGTGACCTTTAGTTTCAGCTTAGGTGAGTTTCAGTATCGCATCCGTCGAGTACCAGAGCAGCATCGAGCCAAAAAAAGTGGCGAGGGTTTTACGGTGCAAAAGCCGGAAGCTCAGTTGTATCGGATAGACAAAGATGGCTCAGAGCATCTGCTGGTGGCGAGCAAGGTCTCTGAAGCCACTGCAGAGATTGAGCAACTTACTGGCCTTGATGCCGATCAGTTCCGTCAGGTAATGGTATTGCCCCAAGGCAAGTTCCGTGAGTTGTTGATGGCAGACTCTAAAGACAGAGAGAAGATATTTAGTCAGCTGTTCCAGACGCAAATTTATCGAAAGATTGAAGATAAATTGAAACTTCAAGCATCAGCTATCCGTAATGAAGTGCGAGATGGGCGTAATAAACGTGACGGTATACTTCAAAGCGTCGAGCTCGGCTCTGATGAAGCCTTGACTGCTGAGCTGACAGATATATCGCCTAAGCTCGCCAGTGCCTCTGAGAGTAAAGAGCTGGCGACGTCGGCGTTGATTGAGGTTAATAAACAGTTTGAATCTGCCAAAGTGTTGATCAGTGATTTCTACTCTCAAGCTAAATTGCAACAGATGGCGACATTGTTGGCTGAGCAAAAAGTGGGTATTGAACAGCGTCAATATCAAATTGAAAATGGCCAAAAAGCACTGCAAATCAAGCCGATGTTAGATGCGTCGCTGGCTCGTGAGTCTGAGGTGGTTCAAGCTCAGAACGTGATAACACAAGCCCAGTCAGCCAAGCTGCACAGTGAGCAAGATCTTACACTTGCTCAAGCTAAATTTACTACTTTGGACGAAGAAGATCTGAAATTACAACAGTCTCAGGGTGAAGAGATGAGATTAACTCAGCTGATCCCACAGTTGCAGGGGCTGGATAATCTGCAAAAAGAGCTAATCCAAGCCAATAGTAGTCTTGGGCAAGCTAAAGATAAAGGGATTAAAGGCAAAGCTATATTAGATGCTTTATTGGCAGATAAGCACGGTGCTGAACTGCAACTTCCCCAACTGGAACTGCAGGCTACTGAGCTGGTGAATGTCCAGCAAACTGTGACCGCTCACAATGACACTGTTGAGCGCTATCATCAATGGCAGCTAGCGAGAGGTAATGCAGATAAAACCCAACAAGCGTTGCTGAAAGCCGAGGAGAAAGGCAAGCAGCTTCGTCTCGATGCCAAAGACAGAGAAGATGTTTATGATCAACTACAACTGATCTGGCATCGCGGGCAGGCCAGTGTATTAGCGCAAAAACTTAACCCTGGAGAGCCTTGTCCTGTATGTGGTAGTGCTGTGCACCCCAATCTTGCTTATAGCGAGCATGCTTTGCCCTCTGAAGAGGATTTAGAATCAAGCAAGCAGGCGTGTGAAGTGGCAAATTATGCCTTAAATCAACTTATTTCCGACTACAAAGGATTAAAGGCCCAGTTACAGGAGCAGGTGAAGCTAAGGGATGAGTATCAACAAAGACTCGGTGAGTGGTCATCTCACTCTTTAGATTCGCTACAGGTACATCAACAACAGTTACAGGGGCAAGCTGAGCAAGCTAATACCGCAGCTAAGATGTTAACTAAACTTAGGCAGAAGATCCAAGAGTGGCAGTCAAAAGAGAGGGCGTTACAGATTCAACTTGACCTTGAGCGAGATATCTTTCAAGGGCTACAGAATAGAGTCTCTGAGCTTCAGGGAAAGTTGGAACAGGTGCTCGCCACAGTACCTGAACAAGAGCGTAGCTTAGATGTGCTTAACAGTGCGATAAATCAAGTGAAACAGAAGTTAACAATTATTCAGCAAAACATAAGCACGATTCGCCAGTCGCATACTCAAGCTCTTGAGCAAGATGCTATGCACAAAGCAGCATTTGCAGCGGCTCAGTCAAGCTTTAGTCAGGCAAAAAATCAAAGTGATAGGGCGCAAGCAGAGCTTATTTCACATCTATCGTCATCCGGTTTTAATGATAAACAAGCATTAGTACAGGCCTTGTTGTCGGCTGAAGAGGTTAAACGGATAAGTGATGACATTGCAGATTATCAACAGGCATGTATTGCTAACCAAACGTCATTAACCCAACTTAATGAGAAGTTGTTCGAACAGGTTAAACCTGAACTGAGTGAAGTTGAAGCGTGTTTAGTGGCGACTAAGGCTAAGCAACGAGAAGCCGAACAGCTATGGCAAGTCTTACATGGCCGAGTGACACAATTGACTCAAACGCAAAAACAGTTGAAGGATGCCGATGCTCGGGCCAAGAAGTTAGAGGATGAATACGCGATTATCGGCACTTTGTCTGATGTCACCAACGGTCAGACAGGCAATAAAATTAGCTTGCAGCGGTTTGTCCTTAGCGTGTTACTCGACGATGTGCTACTCGAAGCGAGTCATCGTCTGCAGTTAATGAGTAAAGGGCGTTATCGATTAATACGCAAAGAAGATAGGTCTAAAGGTAATAAGGCTTCTGGGCTTGAATTGGAAGTTGAAGACGCTTACACCTCCAAGGTGCGTCCTGTTGCGACCTTAAGCGGTGGCGAGAGCTTTATGGCTGCTTTATCGATGGCATTGGGATTATCAGAGGTGGTGCAGGCTTATGCGGGAGGAATTAAGCTAGATACTCTGTTTATCGATGAAGGGTTTGGCAGCTTAGATCAAGACTCGCTGGATTTAGCCATTCGCACCTTGATGGATCTGCAGTCTGCGGGCCGCATGATTGGGGTTATCTCCCATGTGTCAGAGATGAAAGAACAGATTGGTACTCGCATCGATATCATCAAAACGATCAATGGCAGTAAGACGGTCATTGTATTGCCATAG
- a CDS encoding exonuclease SbcCD subunit D gives MKFIHTSDWHIGRQLHNQSLLEDQRHVLTQIVELAVTHDVDAVIIAGDIYDRSIPPANAVALLDEVVNRLVNELNIPVVMIAGNHDGHERLGFASRQMRESGLHIIGPLNNVLVPIEIVGKSGNAIFYGLPYADPAMVRHVFDSDVSTHEQAMAQLLEQVIEHDSQDLPKVVISHCFLDGGCESESERPLSIGGADKISPTVFTPFSYAALGHLHGPQYKGEEHVRYSGSILKYSFSEQHQKKSVTLVELTPEGKASIELLPLSAMRDVRIIEGELDMLLELGKVDLHRDDYLMVRLLDKKAILDPMGKLRAVYPNVLHLERTGLMANNSQLAIGRDHIKKGELDMFTDFFSQVSGEPMTDAQQAVMVNAIDELHKVESTS, from the coding sequence ATGAAATTTATCCATACTTCGGATTGGCATATTGGCCGTCAACTTCATAACCAGAGTTTGCTTGAAGATCAGCGTCATGTGTTGACGCAAATTGTTGAGTTGGCAGTGACCCATGATGTCGACGCAGTGATTATTGCCGGTGACATCTATGACCGTTCTATACCGCCAGCCAATGCGGTTGCTTTACTTGATGAAGTGGTCAATCGCTTAGTCAATGAACTCAATATCCCCGTTGTTATGATCGCTGGTAACCATGATGGTCATGAACGTTTAGGCTTTGCCTCTAGGCAGATGAGGGAGAGCGGTTTACATATTATAGGCCCTCTCAATAATGTGTTGGTGCCGATAGAAATAGTGGGTAAGTCTGGTAATGCCATTTTCTATGGTTTGCCCTATGCCGACCCTGCGATGGTGCGTCATGTGTTTGATTCTGACGTGAGCACCCACGAACAAGCGATGGCGCAACTGCTTGAACAGGTTATTGAGCATGATAGCCAAGATTTACCCAAGGTAGTGATAAGTCACTGTTTCCTCGATGGCGGCTGTGAGTCTGAATCTGAGCGTCCTCTGAGTATTGGCGGCGCGGATAAAATTTCTCCCACTGTGTTTACTCCTTTTAGTTACGCTGCTTTAGGTCATCTTCACGGACCACAGTATAAGGGCGAGGAGCATGTTCGCTATTCAGGTTCCATCTTAAAATATTCATTTAGTGAGCAGCATCAGAAGAAGTCAGTGACTTTAGTGGAGCTGACGCCCGAGGGCAAGGCGAGCATTGAACTGTTACCTCTGAGTGCGATGCGCGATGTACGTATTATTGAAGGTGAGCTCGATATGCTACTTGAACTGGGTAAAGTTGACTTGCATCGAGACGATTACCTGATGGTTAGGTTGCTGGACAAGAAGGCTATTTTAGATCCCATGGGCAAGCTCAGAGCCGTTTATCCCAATGTATTGCATCTGGAACGTACCGGTTTGATGGCTAATAATAGCCAGCTTGCTATCGGTCGTGATCATATTAAAAAGGGCGAACTCGATATGTTCACTGATTTTTTCTCTCAAGTCTCTGGTGAGCCTATGACTGATGCGCAGCAAGCCGTGATGGTCAATGCCATTGATGAGCTACATAAAGTGGAGAGTACGTCATGA
- a CDS encoding TonB-dependent receptor plug domain-containing protein has translation MSITRNIFTLSSLTLAMGLVSPVSADEIERDRIFDIAEVIVVKGEHLQASEMSTTKWVIDADEIAASGAQTFDQVIENVPGVYVRVGGDSTPRVDIRGLKTRHITFLINGVPASSTEDGQFDPSVIPTNQIAQVEVSVGPSSVLYGPGGSAGVINIITKQGDESSSLSGKVESAPDNTLNADISAAGSGDNWQGIMSVTHQETDGTPMSDDFEDTRNQIGDVRFNSDRKLTNYYAQGSYFINDSTKLMANYSQRDGEWGKSPTVDRKKAPSRVEDYNEQSIQLGAAHEINEQYAVRGFVYYNQTDMVENFYNHRMNNLNSIVESTSTVSGTNIQFISEFDYGAVLTTSVIVEKQDWFSHTSNMRSVKAGGDGSGSGGGQGGSGDIDESIIVYTGAAEYQYQDDGQYGYSLGAAVHNYDRDINSETDFSVQASAFYQITDSSRIHTGFARKVRYPSISDLYAVEGGNINLKAEVAHQFELGLQQSLPFDSQLDISSYITEADDYIAKDDNKQEQNIGDYRFMGVDLQLTNRYFDNLGLTFAYSYIDTEDSVTNERLQYRPTHNLRLQASYDFSFGLTTRLNAERIIDQVNGKGVQLNNYTLVDFSVSQQILHDNLELYVRATNLFDELYYQSDFMPQAGRQVFVGINWQL, from the coding sequence ATGTCTATAACCCGAAATATCTTCACATTAAGTAGCCTAACGCTTGCGATGGGCTTAGTCAGTCCTGTTTCTGCAGATGAGATTGAACGCGATCGTATCTTTGATATCGCAGAGGTTATTGTTGTAAAAGGGGAACATCTTCAAGCAAGCGAAATGTCTACCACTAAGTGGGTCATCGATGCAGATGAGATCGCTGCTTCAGGCGCACAAACATTTGATCAAGTCATTGAGAATGTACCAGGTGTATATGTTCGAGTCGGCGGTGACTCTACACCACGTGTTGATATTCGTGGTTTAAAAACTCGCCATATTACTTTTTTAATTAACGGCGTACCTGCAAGTAGCACTGAAGATGGTCAGTTTGATCCAAGTGTGATCCCAACTAATCAAATCGCACAAGTTGAAGTCTCTGTGGGTCCAAGTTCTGTACTATACGGACCTGGTGGTAGTGCAGGTGTCATCAACATTATCACCAAACAAGGTGATGAATCATCGTCACTGTCAGGTAAAGTTGAATCAGCCCCAGACAATACCCTCAATGCAGATATAAGCGCGGCGGGTTCTGGTGATAACTGGCAAGGTATTATGAGTGTCACTCATCAAGAAACTGATGGCACGCCGATGTCAGATGATTTTGAAGATACGCGTAATCAAATCGGTGATGTGCGTTTTAACTCGGATAGAAAGTTAACTAACTATTATGCTCAAGGTAGTTATTTCATCAATGACTCAACTAAGTTGATGGCAAACTATAGCCAACGTGATGGTGAATGGGGTAAATCACCCACAGTTGATCGTAAAAAAGCGCCATCAAGGGTAGAAGATTATAACGAACAAAGCATTCAACTTGGTGCCGCACATGAAATAAACGAGCAATATGCTGTTCGTGGTTTTGTTTACTATAACCAAACAGATATGGTTGAGAACTTCTATAACCACAGAATGAATAATTTGAATAGCATTGTCGAAAGCACCTCGACAGTCAGTGGTACTAATATTCAATTTATTAGCGAATTTGATTATGGCGCCGTATTAACCACATCGGTTATTGTAGAAAAGCAAGATTGGTTCTCTCATACCAGTAACATGCGCAGCGTTAAAGCCGGTGGTGACGGGTCAGGTTCAGGTGGTGGTCAAGGAGGCTCTGGCGATATTGATGAAAGTATCATCGTTTATACGGGCGCTGCAGAATACCAATATCAAGACGATGGTCAATATGGTTACAGCTTAGGTGCTGCGGTGCATAATTATGATCGCGATATTAATAGCGAAACTGACTTTTCAGTGCAAGCATCAGCATTTTATCAAATCACAGATTCAAGTCGTATACACACCGGTTTTGCTCGAAAAGTACGTTATCCATCAATTAGCGATTTATACGCGGTTGAGGGAGGTAATATAAACCTTAAAGCGGAAGTTGCTCACCAGTTTGAACTTGGCTTACAGCAATCTTTACCTTTTGATAGCCAATTAGATATTAGTAGTTACATTACTGAAGCTGATGATTACATAGCTAAAGATGACAACAAGCAAGAGCAAAATATTGGTGACTACCGTTTTATGGGCGTCGATCTGCAGCTAACTAATCGTTATTTTGATAACTTAGGATTAACCTTTGCTTATAGCTATATTGACACAGAAGATAGTGTGACGAATGAACGTCTACAATACCGTCCTACTCACAACCTACGCTTACAAGCGAGTTATGATTTCTCATTTGGTTTAACGACGCGTTTAAATGCAGAACGTATCATCGATCAAGTGAACGGCAAAGGCGTTCAGTTAAACAACTATACATTAGTTGATTTCAGCGTGAGCCAACAGATACTGCATGATAATTTAGAGCTATATGTTAGAGCTACTAACTTGTTTGATGAACTTTATTATCAAAGTGACTTTATGCCACAAGCGGGTCGCCAAGTCTTTGTCGGCATTAACTGGCAACTATAG
- a CDS encoding GGDEF domain-containing protein, which translates to MNSTISQVNFMDCLMSNVEHMSCVLASLPDPAFLLSRSGRYLAVFGGRDPRYYHDGSKLVGLYISDLIKPEKADWFDEKIVEALQSRKLLIVEYELSNKDVKGLLDEGPDKPIWFEGRIYALDFLIDDEEIVLWVASNISVRHEQEIKLRELSDKDQLTNLFNRRRLEQDLILQYEAFARYSEPTSILLFDLDNLKLLNDTYGHHVGDEAIIAVANVCRSELRKIDTAYRLGGDEFVIVLPSIELAEAVHLANRLRELFNLELNKWSFEGACTTVSIGVTTISLRDSSYGTALKRADDALYKAKRNGKNRVIST; encoded by the coding sequence ATGAATTCAACCATTTCTCAAGTCAATTTCATGGATTGTTTAATGAGTAATGTCGAGCACATGTCCTGCGTTCTTGCTTCATTACCTGATCCTGCATTTTTATTGTCCCGTAGCGGTAGATATTTGGCAGTGTTTGGTGGTAGAGATCCCCGTTATTATCATGATGGCTCTAAGCTTGTCGGTCTATATATATCTGATTTGATTAAACCGGAAAAAGCGGATTGGTTTGATGAGAAAATTGTTGAGGCTCTTCAATCTAGAAAGTTGCTGATAGTAGAATATGAACTTAGCAATAAAGATGTAAAAGGTTTACTTGATGAAGGACCAGATAAACCGATCTGGTTCGAAGGACGTATTTATGCACTTGATTTCCTTATCGATGATGAAGAAATTGTGCTATGGGTTGCAAGTAATATTTCAGTTCGACATGAGCAGGAAATCAAACTTCGTGAATTAAGTGATAAAGATCAGCTTACAAACCTTTTCAATCGAAGGAGGCTTGAGCAAGATTTAATACTGCAATATGAAGCATTTGCACGATATTCAGAACCAACTTCTATTTTGCTCTTCGATCTCGATAACCTAAAGCTACTCAACGACACGTATGGACATCATGTCGGTGATGAAGCCATCATTGCTGTTGCAAATGTTTGTCGGTCAGAACTAAGGAAAATTGATACTGCATATCGTTTGGGCGGAGATGAGTTCGTTATTGTCTTACCAAGTATTGAACTGGCGGAGGCGGTTCACCTTGCTAATCGATTGCGCGAACTTTTTAACTTGGAACTCAATAAGTGGAGTTTTGAAGGAGCATGCACCACTGTCAGTATCGGTGTGACAACTATTTCATTGAGAGACTCTTCCTATGGAACAGCCTTAAAACGTGCGGATGATGCTTTATATAAAGCAAAACGAAATGGAAAAAATAGAGTTATATCTACTTGA
- a CDS encoding glycosyltransferase family 2 protein, which produces MSSFHIDNLPIMKKHTLSVILITKNEADRVEACLRSVVDIADEIIVLDSGSTDNTVGICQNYTDNVTITDWPGFGKQKQRALDKANCDWVLSIDADEALDEEMKQAIIALLSQDAIKETSYRLPWGVTLYGKTLKYGRSARAVLRLFLREGSRYTLDEVHETVIPATGSTGKLQGLLLHYTHRDYGHGLNKAAQYAWLGSQKYYRKGKKSKGLGLALLRGLWTFFLIYFIRRGFLDGSIGFIVAMTYAQVSFNKYVGLWLIEQERNKSDTSNK; this is translated from the coding sequence TTGAGTTCATTTCACATTGATAATCTACCTATTATGAAAAAACATACATTATCCGTTATATTAATCACTAAAAATGAAGCCGACCGAGTCGAAGCTTGTTTGCGCTCAGTCGTTGACATTGCAGATGAGATTATAGTGCTAGACAGTGGCTCAACCGATAATACTGTTGGTATATGTCAAAACTACACTGATAATGTCACGATCACCGATTGGCCAGGTTTTGGTAAGCAAAAGCAACGTGCGTTAGATAAAGCGAACTGTGATTGGGTACTCTCCATTGATGCTGATGAAGCATTAGATGAAGAGATGAAGCAGGCTATCATTGCTCTGCTATCACAAGATGCCATTAAAGAGACTTCATATCGCCTACCTTGGGGGGTAACACTCTATGGTAAAACCCTTAAATATGGTCGAAGCGCCCGAGCGGTATTACGTCTATTCCTTAGAGAAGGTTCTCGTTATACACTCGATGAAGTGCATGAAACAGTCATACCTGCGACAGGTTCCACTGGCAAACTTCAAGGCTTACTGTTGCATTATACCCACAGAGACTATGGCCACGGACTGAACAAAGCCGCCCAATACGCTTGGCTTGGATCACAGAAGTACTATAGAAAGGGCAAGAAATCAAAAGGATTAGGACTGGCACTGCTGCGAGGCTTATGGACCTTTTTCCTTATTTACTTTATTCGTCGTGGATTTTTAGATGGCAGCATAGGTTTTATTGTCGCCATGACCTATGCACAAGTTAGCTTTAATAAATATGTAGGGCTTTGGTTGATTGAGCAGGAAAGAAATAAATCTGACACAAGTAACAAGTAA
- a CDS encoding polysaccharide pyruvyl transferase family protein, producing the protein MLNTNERNWQSNLDSLKNMHSEIAKSLKGKKVAYIDIPLYYNVGDILIYLGTEQFIEDNDINVIHRAYQKNIDYSKLEHADVIMFQGGGNFGDLYIKHQNLRERIIKKYPHKDIIMLPQTIYFKSQEEEIRSAKVFNEHKNLTFYVRDKRSFDIAQSFSNKVILMPDMAHSLHPLVDIQEVVDNNRPIRRVLNLGRKDVESTGQSNALNKKTFDWVNMLSLSDHIILKCFKKLQKVPVLKYKTASNWKIQSDSLLFRSSNFFLQHEIVHTDRLHGLILSVLLGRKVILSDNSYGKNTAYHKQWLSENPLITKKY; encoded by the coding sequence ATGTTGAATACAAACGAAAGAAACTGGCAGAGTAACCTCGATAGTCTGAAGAATATGCATTCTGAAATAGCAAAGAGCTTGAAAGGAAAGAAAGTAGCTTATATTGACATTCCACTTTATTACAATGTAGGTGACATTCTTATATATCTCGGTACTGAACAATTTATTGAAGATAATGATATCAATGTCATACATAGAGCATATCAAAAGAACATTGATTACAGCAAGCTCGAACATGCGGACGTAATAATGTTTCAAGGAGGTGGGAATTTTGGCGATTTGTATATAAAACATCAAAATCTTAGGGAAAGAATTATAAAAAAATATCCACATAAGGATATTATAATGCTCCCCCAAACCATCTATTTTAAATCTCAAGAAGAAGAGATTCGTTCAGCAAAAGTATTTAACGAACATAAAAACTTAACCTTCTATGTTAGAGACAAAAGATCATTCGATATTGCTCAATCTTTTAGTAATAAGGTTATATTAATGCCCGATATGGCTCACAGTCTCCATCCTTTAGTTGATATTCAAGAGGTTGTGGATAATAACAGACCCATTAGAAGAGTGTTGAATTTAGGAAGGAAAGATGTAGAAAGTACTGGACAGTCTAATGCGTTGAATAAAAAGACATTTGATTGGGTAAATATGCTTTCTCTATCAGATCATATTATTCTCAAGTGTTTCAAAAAACTGCAGAAGGTACCAGTGCTAAAGTATAAAACAGCTAGCAACTGGAAAATACAATCCGACTCTCTACTATTTAGATCTTCAAATTTCTTCCTTCAGCATGAAATAGTTCATACCGACAGGCTTCATGGTTTAATTTTATCTGTTTTATTAGGGAGAAAGGTAATTCTGTCCGATAACTCTTATGGTAAAAACACTGCATACCACAAGCAATGGCTTTCAGAGAATCCACTAATTACAAAGAAATATTAA
- a CDS encoding glycosyltransferase family 25 protein: MKIFVISLKSSVSRRETAAKELKGIPFSFFDASNLKENPDHFIFSLYDKAKTKRYKGYDLTIPELGCFASHISLWRQCVADGEEYLIFEDNLSLFGDLNKQLSNIKSLVIEYGVVKLGNIFERKYTEIQRIDEKYTLISNLKGACGTSAYAITPKAAQNYLEHVAGFFEPVDDFMDNEWRTEQTLYSYHPKLVSRSDASSVIGKRKDKSRLGTLNKVSAELYRFTKKVAQSAYNKKNK, from the coding sequence ATGAAGATTTTTGTTATTAGTTTAAAAAGCTCAGTATCACGTCGAGAAACAGCAGCAAAAGAGTTGAAAGGGATACCTTTTTCTTTCTTTGATGCTTCCAATTTAAAAGAAAACCCAGATCATTTTATTTTTTCCTTATACGACAAGGCGAAAACAAAAAGGTATAAAGGCTATGATTTAACCATTCCAGAGTTAGGTTGTTTCGCCAGTCATATTTCATTATGGAGACAGTGTGTTGCTGATGGGGAAGAATATTTGATTTTTGAAGACAATTTGTCTTTGTTCGGCGATTTAAATAAACAGCTTAGTAACATTAAATCTTTAGTTATAGAGTATGGTGTTGTAAAACTTGGAAATATCTTCGAGAGAAAATATACAGAGATCCAAAGAATAGATGAGAAATATACACTTATTTCGAACTTGAAAGGTGCATGTGGTACATCTGCATATGCAATAACACCCAAAGCTGCACAGAATTATCTTGAACACGTTGCTGGTTTTTTTGAACCCGTAGATGATTTCATGGATAATGAATGGCGTACAGAGCAAACACTGTACAGTTATCATCCGAAATTAGTTTCTAGAAGTGATGCTAGCTCGGTTATTGGAAAGCGTAAAGACAAGTCACGTCTTGGTACATTGAATAAAGTCAGTGCAGAACTCTATAGGTTTACTAAAAAAGTCGCTCAATCTGCCTATAATAAGAAAAATAAGTGA
- a CDS encoding valine--pyruvate transaminase produces MQFSKFGEKFNRYSGITRLMDDLNEGLRTPGAIMLGGGNPAAIPAMQDYFHKATAEMLENGELVSALGNYDGPQGKDSFLKALADLLKDTYGWNISEKNISLTNGSQSAFFYLFNLLAGKQLDGSHKKILLPLAPEYIGYSDAGLDDDIFVSYRPDIELLDNRMFKYHVDFEQLEVDDSVAAICVSRPTNPTGNVLTDTEIFKLDKLAQSKGIPLIIDNAYGTPFPNIIFEEVTPFWNSNTILCMSLSKLGLPGVRCGIVIANEEITQALTNLNGIISLAPGGFGPAIAKHMIDSGDLLRLSESVIKPFYHKRAEFAVTLLQESIRDERFKIHKPEGAIFLWLWFDELPISTMELYKRLKARGVLIVPGDYFFFGQKDQPEGKWQHAHQCLRMNYVQDETKMRDGIAIIAEEVIKAYAND; encoded by the coding sequence ATGCAGTTTTCAAAGTTTGGTGAAAAGTTTAATCGTTACTCAGGTATTACCCGTTTAATGGATGATCTCAATGAAGGTCTTCGTACACCAGGGGCCATTATGCTAGGTGGTGGTAATCCAGCGGCTATTCCAGCAATGCAAGATTATTTTCACAAGGCAACTGCTGAGATGCTTGAAAATGGTGAATTGGTGTCAGCCTTAGGTAATTATGATGGACCTCAAGGGAAAGACTCTTTCTTAAAAGCCTTAGCCGATCTGTTAAAAGACACCTATGGATGGAATATCAGTGAAAAAAATATCAGTCTGACTAACGGTAGCCAAAGCGCTTTTTTCTATCTGTTTAATTTGTTGGCCGGTAAACAGTTGGATGGCAGCCACAAGAAAATCCTTCTACCACTGGCGCCTGAATACATAGGCTACAGTGATGCTGGTCTAGATGATGATATTTTTGTCTCTTACAGACCAGATATCGAACTGTTGGATAACCGCATGTTTAAATACCATGTGGACTTTGAGCAACTAGAAGTCGATGACTCGGTTGCGGCTATTTGTGTGTCTAGACCCACAAACCCTACGGGAAATGTACTCACCGACACTGAGATCTTCAAGCTTGATAAATTAGCCCAGTCCAAAGGGATCCCTCTTATCATTGATAATGCCTATGGCACGCCCTTCCCTAATATCATCTTTGAAGAAGTGACACCATTTTGGAACAGTAACACCATACTGTGCATGAGTTTGTCTAAACTCGGACTTCCAGGGGTTCGCTGCGGCATCGTCATAGCCAATGAAGAGATAACTCAAGCGCTGACTAACTTGAACGGGATTATCAGTCTAGCCCCTGGTGGATTTGGTCCAGCCATTGCCAAACATATGATTGATTCAGGTGATCTACTGCGTTTAAGTGAATCAGTCATCAAGCCCTTTTATCACAAACGAGCAGAGTTTGCAGTCACCTTGCTGCAAGAGTCAATTCGCGATGAGCGCTTTAAAATTCATAAACCTGAAGGCGCCATCTTCCTCTGGCTATGGTTTGACGAACTCCCTATATCTACAATGGAGTTGTATAAACGATTAAAAGCGAGAGGTGTATTAATCGTTCCAGGAGATTATTTCTTCTTTGGCCAGAAAGACCAACCTGAGGGAAAGTGGCAACATGCTCACCAATGCCTGCGCATGAACTATGTCCAAGATGAAACCAAGATGCGAGATGGCATAGCAATTATCGCAGAGGAAGTGATAAAGGCTTACGCAAACGACTAA